Part of the Hyphomicrobiales bacterium genome is shown below.
TCGCGAATTGCCGCGGGATCAAGGAAATGGTGGGCCCGGCAGGACTCGAACCTGCAACCAGACCGTTATGAGCGGTCGGCTCTAACCATTGAGCTACGGGCCCTTATCAGCCGAATGCGCGGGGCGCTTGCGATGGTCACCGTGACAGAAGGTGAAAGACACCGCAGAGTGGACCCCGCGACGCTGCGCGTAAGGCGTGCAAGGACGCTGGAGACGCGCGGCTGAAAGGCCTTTCTGCCTACACCAGCGTCAGCCCATCCGGCAAGCCCGGATCGGGGCATATTGCGTGCTCGAACGCGCGCCCACGCTTTTGCCGCTTTTTTCGGTGACTGTCCGCCTGCGGCCCGGGGGCGGGCGCGATGTCGGCGGGCCGTGACAGGGCCTTGTCGTGCATCGCAGAACCGAGAGGTTCGCATGTCGCGACTGCAGGGGAAGGGCGCCGTCCGCGCCCGCGGCGAAAATTCATTTGGCCGCATTAACGGACTTTCAAGGTTAATCAGCGATCAACAAAGGAAGACGCACGAAGGATGCTGCAGTTTGTCGGCATCACGCGTGGTTGCGTTGGTGTGCGCGTTGGGTAGTTCCAGAGTTGAGTAGTGTGCTGATGTATCGTAAGCGCTCCCGTGGTTTCCTTTGCCGGACGATGTCGGCCGCGATGACCGGAGTGGTCGCCGCGGTTTCATTTTTCGTCTTCCCCGACCGGATCGCCTATCAGGATGCGGCAAGCCTCGTCACCTTCGAGGACAATGACGCCCTGCGCTGGACGGCCCATATTCAGGCGCCGGACACCGGGTCGACGCATACGCCGACCTACACCTTCGCAAATGTCGGTACGGTTCTGACCAAGGGCAAGCTGACCAGCAGGGTCGACCAGGTCACGACGGGCTCTGTGAAGTCCGATGGCGTTGCCGTTGTCGAACGCAAGGCGGCCAAGGATGTGGTCGACGCGACCTATACGTCGGACGCGCAGCGCATCAATCGCCGCCTCAAGGGCGATCGCTACGTGACGCGCGCGGCGGAGCCGAAGCCGGGCGAAATCAATGCCGGCGCCCTGTTCCAGCTTTCCAGCCTGATCGCACCGAGCGGCGAACGCGTCCTGCCGCGTGTCGCCTTCGTCAAGCCGACCCCGCTGCCCGACGCCGCAGCATCGACCGCCGTTGCCAGCCTTGATCACAAGGCGAAGCCGAGGCCGCTCGCCGACGACCCCGAAGCCGAGAAGATGCTGATCGCCCGCAGCGCGGCCGCCGTCAGCGCGTCGATGGTGATGGCCTACGCGCCGAATGACAGCGTCGATCTCGAGGCTCCGTTTGCCGCCCTGTTTGGTCCGAAGAAGCCCGAGGAACCGGAGGCCGCAACGCTTGTTCCCGATGTCGGCATCAACCACGCATGGGTGAACAACGCGCTGCCGGCGAGCGTTCTTTCCAACAAGGAACAGAAGTGCCTCGCCGATGCGATCTACTTCGAATCCCGCGGCGAGCCGTGGAAGGGCCAGGTCGCCGTCGCCCAGGTGGTGCTGAACCGGGTCAAGAACCCGACCTATCCGAATTCGATCTGCGGCGTCGTCTACCAGAACAAGCACCGCCGCAACCGCTGCCAGTTCTCCTTTGCCTGCGACGGCATCCGCGACCGCATCAACAATCGCCGCCTGTGGCGCCAGGCGCAGGAAATCGCCCGCGAGGTCACCTCCGGCAAGCAGTGGATCAAGGATGTCGGTGCGTCGACGCACTACCACGCGACCTACGTCAAGCCGCGCTGGGCCCGCACCATGAAGCGCAAGGACCGCATCGGCCGCCATATCTTCTACAAGACCTATGGCGGCGGCTGGAGCTGATCAGGTCCGTCACTTGCTAGGGAAAACGAACGCGGGGCCGAAAGGTTCCGCGTTTTTCGTTTGTGGGCGATTTGTCGTCGAGAGGGAGGGGACGTGGCCGAGGATAAAAACTGCGGCTAGCATTGGCGCACGTCTTATCCGCTCGCACTCCCCGTCACCCCGGACTTGATCCGGGGTCTATTGCCCCTCTCGACACGGTATGCCGTGTCGGCTCGTCGCGTACGCCCGGCTCAGCTCTCCACTGCTTTTATCTGGCGCATATGCCATTGGATTCCGGATCGCGCCGCTTTGCGGCTTGTCCGGAATGACGACGGAGAGGGAACGAGCGCCTCAGCCGATCGCGATGTCCAAACCCAAGTCCAATATCGGCGCGGAATGCGTGATCCAGCCGGTCGAGATGAGGTCGACGCCGGTTTCGGCAATTGCCGTCACGGACTCCAGCGTGACGCCGCCCGACGCTTCCGTGATCGCCCGTCCGTCGACAATGGCGACTGCCTCGCGCAGCGTCGAGGGTGCCATGTTGTCGAGCAGCACCGCGTCCGGGCCGTATTCCATCGCGACCTTGAGCTGATCGAGTGTGTCGACCTCGATCTCGATCTTGACCAGATGGCCGGCAAAGGCGCGGGCGCGTTCAATCGCCGGCGCGACGCCGCCTGCAACCGCGATATGGTTGTCCTTGATCAACACCGC
Proteins encoded:
- a CDS encoding cell wall hydrolase, yielding MTGVVAAVSFFVFPDRIAYQDAASLVTFEDNDALRWTAHIQAPDTGSTHTPTYTFANVGTVLTKGKLTSRVDQVTTGSVKSDGVAVVERKAAKDVVDATYTSDAQRINRRLKGDRYVTRAAEPKPGEINAGALFQLSSLIAPSGERVLPRVAFVKPTPLPDAAASTAVASLDHKAKPRPLADDPEAEKMLIARSAAAVSASMVMAYAPNDSVDLEAPFAALFGPKKPEEPEAATLVPDVGINHAWVNNALPASVLSNKEQKCLADAIYFESRGEPWKGQVAVAQVVLNRVKNPTYPNSICGVVYQNKHRRNRCQFSFACDGIRDRINNRRLWRQAQEIAREVTSGKQWIKDVGASTHYHATYVKPRWARTMKRKDRIGRHIFYKTYGGGWS